The following are encoded together in the Natronincola ferrireducens genome:
- a CDS encoding bifunctional riboflavin kinase/FAD synthetase, translating into MNVIKQYNQINYNTPRGIALGNFDGVHIGHQKLIHQLLEKCQSNNLETCVYTFSNHTIPTISNGESIQYITNLYIKKKIFSDLGVDTLFLDSFNEILMALNPEDFVKTILVETLNCKIAVIGFDYRFGHKAEGDAFLLKQLGEKYGFEVIVIDAVTMYGEKVSSSHIRNYLKNGDLDRVNKYLGRSFSIYNQVIDGDAKKKKLGYQTANILLEPLQIIPKPGVYATLIKIQNKTYKGLTLINTTSTFDSKSPFVETFIMDYDGDLGNQFIEVQFIKRLRDEIRFEDPQSLENQISKDIMQIKKHLQYN; encoded by the coding sequence ATGAATGTAATAAAACAATATAACCAAATTAATTATAATACCCCAAGAGGTATTGCTCTAGGAAATTTTGACGGGGTACATATTGGGCATCAAAAACTAATTCATCAACTTTTAGAAAAATGTCAATCCAACAATCTTGAAACTTGTGTTTATACTTTTTCCAATCATACGATACCTACTATTTCTAATGGAGAATCGATACAATATATTACAAATTTATATATTAAGAAAAAAATATTTAGTGATTTAGGTGTAGACACCTTGTTCTTAGATTCTTTTAACGAAATATTAATGGCCCTTAATCCGGAGGACTTTGTAAAAACTATTCTAGTGGAAACCTTGAATTGTAAAATAGCTGTTATAGGTTTTGATTACCGCTTTGGCCATAAGGCTGAAGGAGACGCTTTTTTATTAAAGCAATTAGGAGAAAAATATGGTTTTGAAGTTATTGTTATAGATGCTGTTACTATGTATGGAGAAAAGGTTAGCAGTTCTCATATTAGAAATTATTTAAAAAATGGTGATTTAGATAGGGTTAATAAATATTTGGGAAGATCTTTTTCTATTTATAACCAAGTAATCGATGGAGATGCTAAGAAAAAAAAATTAGGGTATCAAACAGCAAATATTTTATTAGAACCATTACAAATCATTCCCAAACCAGGTGTGTATGCAACATTGATTAAAATTCAAAATAAAACCTATAAAGGGCTTACCCTTATAAATACTACGTCGACCTTTGACAGCAAATCACCATTTGTTGAAACATTTATTATGGATTATGATGGAGACTTAGGCAACCAATTTATTGAAGTTCAATTTATTAAGCGATTAAGGGATGAAATTAGATTTGAAGATCCCCAAAGTTTAGAAAATCAAATCAGTAAAGACATTATGCAAATAAAAAAACATTTACAATACAATTAA
- the rpsO gene encoding 30S ribosomal protein S15, giving the protein MEKDKKISIIGSYKTHENDTGSPEVQVALLTERINHLNEHLKTHKKDHHSRRGLLKMVGKRRNLLNYVKDKNIERYRELIEKLGLRK; this is encoded by the coding sequence ATGGAAAAGGATAAAAAGATATCCATTATAGGATCTTATAAGACCCATGAAAATGATACAGGCTCTCCAGAAGTACAAGTTGCATTGTTAACAGAAAGAATCAATCATTTAAATGAACATCTTAAGACTCATAAAAAAGACCACCACTCTAGAAGAGGTCTTTTAAAAATGGTAGGTAAAAGAAGAAATCTACTCAACTATGTTAAAGATAAAAACATAGAAAGATATAGAGAACTTATTGAAAAATTAGGATTAAGAAAATAA
- a CDS encoding polyribonucleotide nucleotidyltransferase yields MVHTFKTEIAGKSFEVEIGKLAQLSNGSCLVKYGQTTVLVNACASQAPREGIDFFPLSVDYEERLYAAGKIPGGFIKREGRPSEKAVLTSRLIDRPIRPLFPKGYRNEVQVIATVLSVDQDHSSDIVAMIGSSIALSISDIPFYGPTGSVRVGMIDGKYIINPTSKEREISDLDLVVSGAKDAVMMIEAGANELTEKQMLDAITFGHEEIKKIISFIEEIVAEVGKSKQEVVLFEVDKELDKEVREYATAKILDAIKTVDKTERNEKIDNVKAETIEYFSDKYEENLKDIKEVLAAIVKEQFRNMIIHEGKRPDDRGLEEIRPITCEVGLLPKTHGSGLFTRGQTQVLNVATLGALGEVQILDGLGEEESKRYMHHYNFPPYSVGEVRFLRGPGRREIGHGALAERALEPMIPSKDDFPYTIRLVSEVLGSNGSSSMASVCGSTLSLLDAGVPIKSMVAGIAMGLVKENDKVAILSDILGMEDFLGDMDFKVAGTEKGITAIQMDIKIRGIDKEITQRALEQARVGRLHIMEKMKEVIDEPRPDLSPYAPRILTMKINPDKIREVIGTGGKTINKIIEETGVKIDIENDGTIYIAAENKETGEKVVNIIENIVKEPEVGEIYKGKVVKIMNFGAFVEILPGKEGLVHISNLAHERVNKVEDVLAVGQEIDVKVMEIDPQGKVNLSHKALLPKPITKDKKEDDPKKDNNKKA; encoded by the coding sequence ATGGTACATACTTTTAAAACAGAAATTGCTGGCAAATCATTTGAAGTAGAAATTGGGAAACTAGCACAATTATCTAATGGGTCTTGCCTAGTAAAGTATGGACAAACAACAGTTTTAGTAAATGCATGTGCATCACAGGCACCAAGGGAAGGCATAGACTTTTTTCCATTAAGTGTTGACTACGAAGAAAGATTATATGCAGCAGGAAAAATTCCTGGTGGATTTATTAAAAGAGAAGGTCGACCATCTGAAAAAGCTGTTTTGACTTCAAGACTTATTGACCGACCTATTCGACCATTATTTCCTAAAGGCTATAGAAATGAAGTACAGGTTATTGCAACGGTGCTATCTGTAGATCAAGATCACTCTTCGGATATCGTTGCTATGATTGGTTCTTCTATTGCCCTATCCATATCTGATATCCCATTTTATGGGCCAACAGGCTCAGTAAGGGTAGGTATGATAGATGGTAAATATATCATCAATCCCACCAGTAAAGAGCGAGAAATTAGCGATTTAGATTTAGTTGTTTCTGGCGCAAAAGATGCCGTAATGATGATAGAAGCAGGAGCCAATGAATTAACAGAAAAACAAATGCTAGATGCTATTACCTTTGGTCATGAAGAAATTAAAAAAATCATTTCTTTTATTGAAGAAATTGTAGCTGAGGTTGGAAAATCTAAACAAGAAGTGGTATTATTTGAAGTTGACAAGGAACTTGATAAGGAAGTCCGCGAATATGCTACAGCTAAAATATTAGATGCTATAAAAACTGTTGATAAAACAGAAAGAAATGAAAAAATTGATAATGTAAAGGCAGAAACGATAGAATACTTCAGTGATAAGTATGAAGAAAACCTAAAGGACATAAAAGAAGTTTTAGCAGCTATTGTTAAAGAACAGTTTAGAAATATGATTATTCATGAAGGAAAAAGACCGGATGATAGAGGTCTAGAGGAAATTAGACCTATTACATGTGAAGTTGGTTTATTACCTAAAACCCATGGTTCAGGGTTGTTTACTAGAGGACAAACACAGGTTTTAAATGTGGCTACATTAGGAGCTTTAGGAGAGGTGCAAATATTAGATGGCTTAGGGGAAGAAGAATCCAAAAGGTATATGCACCACTATAACTTCCCACCCTATAGTGTTGGAGAAGTAAGATTTCTAAGAGGACCTGGAAGACGTGAAATAGGACATGGGGCCTTAGCAGAAAGAGCTTTAGAGCCTATGATACCATCAAAGGATGATTTTCCCTACACAATACGCTTAGTATCTGAAGTGTTAGGCTCTAATGGATCTTCATCTATGGCTAGTGTTTGTGGAAGCACATTATCTTTATTAGATGCTGGTGTACCTATTAAAAGTATGGTAGCTGGTATTGCCATGGGTCTTGTGAAAGAAAATGATAAAGTAGCAATTTTATCAGATATTTTAGGAATGGAAGACTTTTTAGGAGATATGGACTTTAAAGTAGCTGGAACAGAGAAGGGTATTACAGCAATTCAAATGGACATTAAAATCCGGGGTATAGATAAAGAAATTACACAAAGAGCATTAGAACAAGCTAGAGTAGGAAGACTCCATATTATGGAAAAGATGAAGGAAGTCATAGATGAGCCCCGACCAGATCTATCTCCATATGCTCCAAGAATACTTACTATGAAAATTAACCCTGATAAAATAAGGGAAGTAATTGGAACAGGTGGAAAAACCATTAATAAAATTATTGAAGAAACTGGTGTAAAAATCGATATTGAGAATGATGGTACTATCTATATTGCTGCAGAAAACAAGGAAACTGGAGAAAAAGTAGTAAACATTATTGAAAATATCGTTAAAGAACCTGAAGTTGGAGAAATCTATAAAGGTAAAGTAGTAAAAATAATGAATTTTGGTGCCTTTGTAGAAATTTTACCTGGCAAGGAAGGTTTAGTTCATATCTCTAACCTAGCCCATGAAAGGGTGAACAAAGTAGAAGATGTCCTGGCAGTAGGACAAGAAATAGATGTTAAAGTAATGGAAATAGATCCTCAAGGTAAGGTAAATCTATCCCATAAAGCATTGTTACCAAAACCAATTACTAAAGATAAAAAGGAAGATGACCCTAAAAAAGATAATAATAAGAAAGCATAA
- a CDS encoding polysaccharide deacetylase family protein: MIIILNKKFIGLVIVVAIMIIIVTSGVIMYNKNDEATITSNYNLVNKPIERGNENSNHIAFACNVDWGNEVIPEILQILKEKEIKITFFVTGRWVKAFPDLFQTIVEAGHEIGSHGYQHLDYSKLSLEQNKQQIKQAEEVIIKYGAKRPILFAPPSGAYNQYTLIAAEELGYKTILWSIDTIDWRQGSTKDVIVKRVMEKANHEGGIVLMHPMPETAKALPLLIEELQKKNLEIGGVSDVLVH; the protein is encoded by the coding sequence ATGATTATTATTTTAAATAAGAAGTTTATAGGTTTGGTTATAGTGGTTGCTATAATGATTATAATAGTTACATCAGGAGTTATAATGTATAACAAAAACGATGAAGCTACTATTACTTCAAATTACAATCTAGTAAACAAACCAATCGAGAGGGGAAACGAAAACAGTAACCATATAGCATTTGCCTGTAATGTAGATTGGGGCAATGAAGTAATACCAGAAATTTTACAAATTTTAAAAGAAAAAGAAATAAAGATTACTTTTTTTGTCACAGGGAGGTGGGTAAAAGCCTTTCCTGATCTATTTCAAACTATTGTTGAAGCAGGACATGAAATCGGAAGTCATGGATATCAACATTTAGATTATAGCAAACTATCATTAGAGCAAAACAAGCAACAAATAAAACAAGCAGAAGAGGTAATCATAAAGTATGGGGCTAAAAGGCCTATTTTGTTTGCACCGCCTTCAGGAGCCTATAATCAATACACCTTAATAGCAGCAGAGGAACTAGGGTATAAAACTATATTATGGTCTATTGATACGATTGATTGGCGCCAGGGAAGTACAAAAGATGTAATCGTTAAAAGAGTAATGGAGAAAGCTAATCATGAAGGTGGAATTGTTTTAATGCATCCAATGCCAGAAACGGCTAAAGCCCTACCATTACTTATAGAGGAGCTTCAAAAGAAAAACCTTGAAATAGGAGGCGTAAGTGACGTACTAGTTCATTAG
- a CDS encoding M16 family metallopeptidase, with protein sequence MYKRYTLDNGLRVVTEHIPFVKSISIGVWIETGSKHETTENNGISHFIEHMLFKGTTTKSAKEIAELIDGIGGQINAFTSKECTCYYTKVLDDHYELAIDLLADMLFHSKFDPEDIEKEKSVVYEEISMYEDSPEDLAHDLLNQSIFKNNSLGFPILGVHDSLKKIDRDMILNYMKEFYVPNNAVISVAGNFQEENLLKIIEDKFGNWKKSDILKKSEMPLQYNFENISKSKDIEQIHYCLGFKGISLGQSSLYPLLVVNNILGGSMSSRLFQNIREERGLAYSIYSYPSTYKGGGLLTIYAGMSPHLLQEVKDLIYKELEELKLKGLATLELTKSKEQLKGNYMLGLESTSSRMTSMGKSELLLNKIYSPKEVIQKIDEVKMEDVNSIIQEVIQLDCVASTTVGKI encoded by the coding sequence ATGTATAAAAGATATACACTAGATAATGGTTTAAGGGTAGTAACAGAACATATTCCTTTTGTAAAATCAATTTCAATTGGGGTTTGGATTGAAACAGGATCAAAGCATGAAACCACTGAAAACAATGGCATTTCACACTTTATAGAACATATGCTTTTTAAAGGTACTACCACCAAGTCTGCAAAGGAAATTGCTGAATTAATTGATGGCATAGGAGGTCAAATCAATGCCTTTACCAGCAAAGAGTGCACCTGCTATTATACAAAGGTATTAGATGATCATTATGAATTAGCCATTGACTTGTTAGCTGATATGCTATTCCATTCTAAGTTTGATCCTGAAGATATAGAAAAAGAAAAAAGTGTAGTTTATGAAGAAATAAGTATGTATGAAGATTCTCCAGAAGATTTAGCCCATGATTTATTAAATCAATCAATTTTTAAAAACAATTCTTTGGGGTTTCCAATATTAGGTGTTCATGATTCCCTTAAGAAAATTGATCGGGATATGATTTTAAATTATATGAAAGAATTTTATGTTCCTAATAATGCAGTTATATCAGTAGCAGGAAACTTTCAAGAAGAGAATTTATTAAAGATCATAGAAGACAAATTTGGAAATTGGAAAAAATCTGATATTCTAAAAAAATCTGAAATGCCTCTTCAATATAATTTTGAAAATATATCAAAATCAAAGGATATAGAACAAATACATTACTGCTTAGGTTTTAAGGGAATTTCCTTAGGACAAAGTAGCTTATATCCGTTATTAGTAGTAAATAATATATTGGGTGGAAGTATGAGCTCTAGACTTTTTCAAAATATTAGAGAAGAAAGAGGATTGGCTTATTCCATATACTCCTATCCTTCTACATATAAGGGGGGAGGTTTATTAACTATTTACGCTGGGATGAGTCCCCATTTACTTCAGGAAGTAAAAGACTTGATATATAAAGAATTAGAGGAATTAAAATTAAAAGGATTAGCAACACTAGAACTAACTAAGTCCAAAGAACAATTAAAGGGCAATTATATGTTAGGACTAGAAAGCACAAGCAGTAGAATGACTTCTATGGGGAAATCAGAGCTGTTATTAAACAAGATTTATAGTCCCAAAGAGGTTATACAAAAAATTGATGAAGTAAAAATGGAGGATGTTAATTCTATTATTCAAGAAGTCATTCAACTAGATTGTGTAGCTTCTACAACTGTAGGGAAAATATAA
- a CDS encoding YlmC/YmxH family sporulation protein, with protein MRFSAIGGKEIVNLCDGSRLGVIAESDLLIDEKTGKIIALLIPDERNFFNIFSNNSLLEIPWQAVKKIGNDMIIIELEDDKKRKYSL; from the coding sequence ATGAGATTCAGTGCTATAGGAGGAAAGGAGATAGTAAATCTTTGTGATGGAAGTCGATTAGGAGTTATCGCAGAATCAGATTTATTAATTGATGAAAAGACAGGAAAAATTATTGCTCTATTAATTCCAGATGAAAGAAATTTTTTTAATATATTTTCTAACAATTCTTTACTTGAAATACCATGGCAGGCTGTAAAGAAAATAGGGAATGATATGATTATTATTGAACTAGAGGATGACAAAAAAAGAAAGTATTCATTATAA
- a CDS encoding ClpP family protease: MMYPYKFKLKKKQIQQTISSNEETNVPPNPELSNINALGTPNIPKVDQKIHTITIIGHIEGHTVAPPQNKTTKYEHIIPQLVAVEENPNVEGLLVILNTVGGDVEAGLAISELLYSLSKPKVTLVLGGSHSIGVPLATSGDYSFIAPTATMTIHPIRMTGLVIGVPQTFKYFAKMQDRIVDFVVRTSGIERNELMELMSSTDELANDVGSILIGEEAVKYKIIDEVGGLNSAMNKLQELIIKGKQS; encoded by the coding sequence ATGATGTATCCTTATAAATTTAAGTTAAAAAAGAAACAAATACAACAAACAATTTCTAGTAACGAAGAAACAAATGTACCACCTAACCCAGAATTATCAAATATTAATGCCTTAGGAACACCAAATATACCTAAGGTGGATCAAAAAATCCACACTATAACAATAATTGGTCATATTGAAGGCCATACAGTAGCTCCACCCCAGAATAAAACTACAAAGTACGAGCATATTATACCTCAATTAGTTGCAGTAGAAGAAAATCCAAATGTCGAAGGTCTGTTAGTTATATTGAACACAGTAGGAGGAGATGTAGAAGCAGGATTAGCAATATCCGAACTATTATATAGCTTATCTAAGCCAAAAGTCACCTTAGTATTAGGAGGGAGTCATAGTATTGGAGTGCCTTTAGCCACATCAGGAGATTATTCCTTTATTGCTCCTACAGCTACTATGACGATTCACCCAATAAGAATGACAGGTCTTGTAATTGGTGTACCTCAGACTTTTAAATATTTTGCAAAAATGCAGGATAGAATTGTAGATTTTGTTGTTCGAACTTCTGGAATTGAAAGAAATGAACTAATGGAATTAATGAGTTCCACAGATGAATTAGCTAATGATGTTGGAAGTATATTGATAGGAGAAGAAGCCGTTAAGTATAAAATAATTGATGAAGTTGGTGGTTTAAACAGCGCTATGAATAAACTACAAGAATTAATTATCAAAGGAAAACAATCTTAA
- a CDS encoding DNA translocase FtsK, giving the protein MSRKSKKTKEGFSSFKKEFNNEIYGIFIIAFGLILLTALHSSSSGKIGGGLKFLLMGLFANLALVLPYAIVFLGILVFIDKPFWKELKGILFFILIFLCFLVFKSLLDINFIKEISQQGFFYSIPTIFTKGTEGLGGGIIGTAITYLLVNLFGQVGSYIVIIAILLISLIMYTKISIVGFIVKLKVLINKILVFIKSFISRSLPLMKNNSNDISPKLEKDSGIPVVEDERITIENNVDEKIKILDYTVIDNNYSEKENAIKEKEAKAQISISQDEPSVLGGNNYHQKEHIEYELPNSGLLNEIDYIPNKEDKKKIVSKARLLEETLKNFGVQAKVLQVSKGPTITRYELQPSTGVKVSKIVNLSDDIALNLAASAIRIEAPIPGKAAIGIEIPNEDITTVTLRELIDSECYQSFSHSLPFALGKDISGAPIVTDISKMPHLLIAGATGSGKSVCINTLILSLLYKSKPEKVRLLLIDPKVVELNQYNGIPHLLIPVVTDAKKATSALNWAVQEMTQRYKIFGELGVKDINGYNEKFEENPLPYIVIIIDELADLMLVAPNDVEDAICRLAQMARAAGMHLIIATQRPSVDVITGVIKANIPSRIAFSVASQADSRTILDMGGAEKLLGKGDMLFHPIGASKPVRIQGAFVGEKEVERVVTFIKEQIENPSYETEIVDKIDNNSMIAEDINCDELFDDALKIVVENQQASISMLQRKLKIGYNRAARLIDDMEARGIVGPHEGSKPRQVLVTQESLLAKAENE; this is encoded by the coding sequence TTGAGCAGAAAAAGTAAAAAGACTAAAGAGGGTTTCTCCTCATTTAAAAAAGAATTTAACAATGAAATATACGGTATTTTTATTATTGCATTTGGACTCATTTTATTAACTGCTTTACACAGTAGTAGTAGTGGGAAAATAGGTGGAGGATTAAAATTTTTATTGATGGGATTGTTTGCCAACCTTGCCCTTGTTCTTCCATACGCTATAGTTTTTTTAGGGATATTAGTTTTTATTGATAAACCTTTTTGGAAAGAATTAAAAGGAATACTATTTTTTATATTAATATTTTTATGCTTTTTAGTATTTAAATCTTTATTAGACATAAATTTTATAAAAGAAATTTCCCAACAAGGCTTTTTTTATTCTATACCCACAATCTTTACAAAAGGGACAGAAGGACTAGGTGGTGGTATTATTGGCACAGCAATAACCTATTTGTTAGTTAATTTATTTGGACAAGTTGGCAGTTATATTGTTATCATAGCAATTTTATTAATTTCACTTATAATGTATACTAAAATATCTATAGTAGGGTTTATAGTGAAACTAAAAGTACTTATCAATAAAATTTTAGTTTTTATAAAAAGCTTTATATCTAGGTCTCTACCTCTTATGAAAAATAATAGTAATGATATTTCTCCGAAACTTGAAAAAGATAGTGGTATTCCAGTGGTGGAGGATGAAAGAATCACCATAGAAAACAATGTTGATGAAAAAATAAAAATATTGGACTATACTGTAATTGACAATAATTATTCAGAAAAGGAAAATGCAATAAAAGAAAAAGAAGCTAAAGCTCAAATCTCAATTTCTCAGGATGAACCTTCAGTTTTGGGGGGAAACAATTATCATCAAAAAGAGCATATTGAATATGAATTACCAAATAGTGGTTTGTTAAATGAAATTGATTATATACCCAACAAGGAAGATAAGAAAAAAATTGTTTCTAAGGCCAGGTTACTAGAAGAAACCTTGAAGAATTTTGGGGTGCAGGCAAAGGTTTTACAAGTTAGCAAAGGCCCTACTATTACAAGATATGAATTGCAGCCTAGCACGGGTGTAAAGGTAAGTAAAATTGTTAACTTAAGCGATGATATAGCATTGAATTTAGCTGCATCTGCCATAAGAATTGAAGCACCTATTCCTGGAAAAGCAGCTATTGGTATAGAAATACCTAATGAGGATATTACAACAGTTACTTTAAGAGAGCTAATTGATAGTGAGTGTTATCAATCATTTTCTCATAGTCTACCCTTTGCCTTAGGCAAAGATATTTCCGGCGCACCTATTGTGACAGACATTAGTAAAATGCCTCATTTATTAATAGCTGGAGCTACTGGCTCAGGTAAAAGTGTTTGCATTAACACATTAATTTTGAGTTTATTATATAAGTCAAAGCCAGAAAAGGTAAGACTTTTATTAATAGATCCTAAGGTTGTAGAGCTGAATCAATACAATGGCATCCCTCATCTCCTTATTCCAGTAGTAACAGATGCTAAAAAGGCAACTAGTGCATTAAATTGGGCAGTACAGGAAATGACCCAAAGATATAAGATTTTTGGAGAGTTGGGGGTTAAGGATATCAATGGATATAATGAGAAATTTGAAGAAAATCCATTACCCTATATTGTTATTATAATAGATGAGTTAGCAGATTTAATGCTGGTGGCCCCTAATGACGTAGAGGATGCTATATGTAGGTTAGCACAAATGGCTAGAGCAGCTGGTATGCATTTAATTATTGCTACCCAAAGACCTTCAGTAGATGTAATTACAGGAGTTATTAAAGCAAATATACCTTCTAGAATTGCCTTCTCTGTTGCATCTCAAGCAGACTCAAGAACAATACTAGACATGGGTGGAGCAGAGAAGCTATTAGGAAAAGGAGATATGCTATTTCACCCAATTGGTGCTAGTAAGCCTGTGAGAATACAGGGGGCTTTTGTTGGAGAAAAGGAAGTAGAACGAGTTGTTACTTTCATAAAGGAACAAATAGAAAACCCTTCCTATGAAACAGAAATAGTAGATAAAATTGATAACAATAGTATGATTGCTGAAGATATTAACTGTGATGAACTATTTGATGATGCCTTAAAAATTGTTGTAGAAAATCAGCAAGCATCCATATCTATGCTTCAGAGAAAGTTAAAAATAGGCTATAATAGAGCTGCTCGTTTAATTGATGATATGGAGGCACGAGGTATTGTAGGTCCCCATGAAGGTAGTAAGCCCAGACAAGTACTTGTTACTCAAGAAAGTTTATTAGCAAAGGCAGAGAATGAATAA
- the mnmH gene encoding tRNA 2-selenouridine(34) synthase MnmH, with translation MEIKIEDAIYKNNCLFIDVRSPFEFNEGTVPRAINIPLFDDEERIIVGKIYKNESIDRAKDKGVELASLKLPYIYRKISEMRKVNDTVIVFCSRGGLRSGAVVSFLNNLGVSVYQLQGGYKAFRKFTMKYLEDIQRQHEFIVLHGYTGVGKTKILNILEDRNIPVINFAKLAQNTGSVFGDIVFNGASTTQKMFDATIVDKLIKYNKKLVVVESESKRLGSIFIPIHLYNSIIKGRHVLIATSIENRGNRLINDYTNNNLNCHDLLIKSITSLKKRIGTENMSKYIEYVHNKNYRQVAEELIINYYDPIYKNSIEKYKYELLINYDKIEKAADEVEAYYHKTEGEIQV, from the coding sequence ATGGAAATAAAAATTGAAGATGCAATCTACAAAAACAACTGTCTATTTATTGATGTAAGGTCTCCCTTTGAATTCAATGAAGGGACAGTTCCTAGGGCTATAAATATTCCTTTATTTGATGATGAGGAAAGAATTATAGTAGGAAAAATTTATAAAAATGAAAGTATTGATAGAGCAAAAGACAAAGGTGTTGAATTAGCTTCCCTTAAGCTTCCATATATATATAGAAAGATATCCGAAATGAGAAAAGTTAATGATACTGTCATTGTGTTTTGCTCAAGAGGTGGTTTAAGAAGCGGTGCTGTTGTTAGCTTTCTAAATAACTTGGGTGTTTCTGTTTATCAACTACAAGGGGGCTATAAGGCTTTTAGGAAATTTACTATGAAATATTTGGAGGATATCCAACGACAGCATGAATTTATTGTTCTCCATGGATATACAGGAGTAGGAAAAACGAAAATATTAAATATACTAGAGGATAGAAATATTCCTGTTATTAACTTTGCAAAGCTAGCGCAAAATACAGGATCAGTGTTTGGAGATATTGTTTTTAATGGAGCTTCAACTACACAAAAAATGTTTGATGCTACTATTGTAGATAAGCTTATAAAATATAACAAGAAATTAGTTGTTGTTGAAAGTGAAAGTAAAAGACTTGGAAGTATATTCATACCAATCCATTTGTACAATTCCATTATTAAAGGAAGACATGTACTTATTGCTACTAGTATTGAAAACAGAGGAAATAGATTAATAAATGATTATACAAATAATAATTTAAATTGTCACGATCTATTAATAAAATCAATTACAAGTCTTAAAAAAAGAATTGGCACAGAAAACATGTCAAAATATATTGAGTATGTTCATAATAAAAACTATAGACAGGTTGCTGAAGAACTAATTATAAACTACTATGATCCTATATATAAAAACTCTATAGAAAAATATAAATATGAATTATTAATAAACTATGATAAAATTGAAAAGGCAGCAGATGAAGTAGAAGCCTATTACCATAAAACAGAAGGGGAGATACAAGTATGA